From one Zhongshania sp. R06B22 genomic stretch:
- the murC gene encoding UDP-N-acetylmuramate--L-alanine ligase — protein sequence MSPKHPFVVPEMRRVKRIHFVGIGGAGMCGIAEVLLNLGYVISGSDLKASTSTARLQQLGARVAFGHRGENIGDSDVVVVSSAINDANPEIIAARQGRVPIVRRAEMLAELMRYRHGIAVAGTHGKTTTTSLITSIFAEAGLDPTFVIGGLVNSAGTNAALGESRYLVAEADESDASFLHLQPMVSVVTNIEADHMATYDGDFNKLKRTFIEFLHNLPFYGIAVVCIDDDVVRELMPDIGRPTLTYGFSDDADFRIHSLEKRGMQSRFSVSRRDGSELALCIHQPGVHNVLNATAAVAVATDEGLSDSAICAGITNFQGVGRRFQRYGELAVDGGQFMLVDDYGHHPTEVAATISAARQAWPDRRLVMLYQPHRYSRTKDLYEDFVRVLSTVDSLLLLDVYPAGEAPIAGADSRSLCRSIRLQGAFEPVFVESTDAAFELLKTRLRPGDVLLTQGAGNIGALAQQLSVQDWV from the coding sequence ATGAGTCCTAAGCATCCCTTTGTAGTCCCCGAAATGCGTCGTGTAAAACGCATTCATTTTGTGGGTATTGGTGGTGCCGGCATGTGTGGTATTGCGGAGGTGCTATTAAATCTTGGCTACGTTATTTCTGGCTCAGATCTAAAGGCGTCGACAAGTACCGCGCGGCTGCAACAGTTGGGCGCCCGAGTTGCGTTTGGTCACCGCGGCGAAAATATTGGTGACTCCGATGTAGTGGTGGTGTCCAGTGCCATTAATGATGCCAATCCTGAAATTATTGCCGCAAGACAAGGTCGCGTGCCGATAGTGCGTCGGGCCGAAATGCTGGCTGAGTTAATGCGTTATCGTCATGGGATCGCGGTTGCGGGTACCCATGGTAAAACCACCACAACTAGTTTGATTACGTCGATTTTTGCCGAAGCCGGTTTAGATCCTACGTTTGTTATTGGCGGACTAGTAAACAGTGCCGGCACCAATGCCGCGCTGGGAGAAAGTCGCTATTTAGTTGCAGAGGCAGATGAAAGCGATGCCTCATTTTTACATTTACAGCCGATGGTGTCGGTTGTAACAAATATTGAAGCCGATCACATGGCCACATATGACGGCGATTTTAACAAATTGAAACGGACGTTTATCGAGTTTCTCCACAATCTGCCGTTCTACGGTATTGCGGTGGTGTGTATTGATGATGACGTGGTGCGCGAGCTAATGCCTGATATTGGTCGGCCTACCCTGACCTACGGTTTTAGCGACGACGCCGATTTTCGTATTCATTCATTAGAGAAGCGGGGCATGCAAAGTCGCTTTTCTGTTAGTCGTCGCGATGGCAGCGAGTTGGCTCTGTGTATTCATCAACCCGGTGTTCACAATGTGTTAAACGCTACCGCAGCGGTTGCGGTAGCCACCGATGAAGGCTTGTCGGACAGCGCGATTTGCGCCGGTATTACTAATTTCCAAGGTGTGGGTCGTCGTTTCCAGCGTTATGGCGAGCTTGCAGTGGACGGTGGCCAATTCATGTTGGTGGATGATTATGGCCATCACCCAACTGAGGTGGCAGCGACGATCTCGGCCGCGCGACAGGCGTGGCCAGACCGCCGTCTAGTGATGCTGTATCAGCCCCATCGCTATAGTAGAACCAAAGATTTGTACGAGGATTTTGTGCGGGTGTTATCGACCGTAGATAGTTTGCTGTTGCTCGACGTCTACCCTGCTGGGGAAGCGCCAATTGCGGGTGCTGACAGTCGCAGTTTGTGTCGCAGTATTCGTTTGCAGGGCGCGTTTGAGCCGGTATTTGTGGAGAGTACGGACGCCGCGTTCGAGCTCCTAAAAACACGACTTCGTCCTGGTGATGTACTACTTACTCAGGGCGCAGGAAATATAGGCGCCTTGGCGCAGCAATTGTCAGTTCAGGATTGGGTGTAG
- the murG gene encoding undecaprenyldiphospho-muramoylpentapeptide beta-N-acetylglucosaminyltransferase codes for MAAERTVLMMAGGTGGHVFPALAVANALAERGVAVHWLGTAAGIEARLVPAAGLPLHCLDMSGVRGKNPVFRLLAIFKAGLAVLHSMRLILKLKPFCVVGMGGYASGPGGLAAKLLGVPVVIQEQNAVAGTTNRLLAKVARLCLTGYPIALGGDKNRYIGNPVRREISALDAPAARWAERTDELRVLVLGGSLGAKPINDVVIAAWQKFPVADRPLLWHQTGRDHESAVQAAYSEAGVNVLAEAFIDDMAAAYSWADIVICRAGALTVAELAAAGVPAILIPLPHAIDDHQRANAKWFVDGGAGEIIDQKEFTAPALVAWLQSSKAQRETLLGYAEAARRLAKIDAADVAADYCMEFAHES; via the coding sequence ATGGCCGCTGAACGAACGGTATTGATGATGGCCGGCGGTACTGGCGGACACGTTTTTCCGGCGCTGGCTGTGGCTAATGCGCTGGCGGAGCGGGGTGTAGCTGTTCATTGGCTAGGTACGGCTGCGGGTATCGAGGCCCGCTTAGTACCTGCTGCCGGCTTGCCTCTGCACTGCTTGGATATGTCGGGAGTGCGTGGCAAAAATCCGGTTTTTCGGTTGCTGGCAATTTTCAAAGCTGGATTGGCCGTGCTTCATAGCATGCGCCTCATACTCAAATTAAAACCTTTCTGCGTGGTGGGTATGGGCGGATATGCGTCTGGCCCCGGTGGTTTGGCAGCTAAATTACTGGGCGTGCCAGTGGTGATTCAAGAACAGAATGCTGTGGCGGGAACAACCAATCGCCTGTTGGCAAAAGTGGCAAGGCTGTGTCTTACCGGCTATCCCATTGCGCTGGGTGGTGACAAAAATCGCTATATAGGCAACCCGGTGCGGCGTGAAATTTCGGCCCTCGACGCGCCTGCCGCGCGCTGGGCTGAGCGCACTGATGAGTTACGCGTATTGGTGCTGGGCGGCAGTCTCGGCGCAAAGCCAATCAATGATGTGGTGATTGCGGCGTGGCAGAAATTCCCAGTAGCCGATCGGCCTTTGTTATGGCATCAAACTGGACGCGACCATGAGTCTGCGGTGCAAGCGGCATACTCCGAAGCGGGCGTAAATGTATTGGCGGAAGCTTTTATAGACGATATGGCGGCGGCATATAGCTGGGCGGATATTGTTATATGTCGTGCCGGTGCACTGACTGTAGCTGAGTTGGCTGCAGCTGGCGTGCCTGCAATATTAATACCGCTACCACATGCGATTGATGATCATCAGCGCGCGAACGCTAAATGGTTTGTGGATGGCGGTGCTGGTGAAATTATCGATCAAAAAGAATTTACAGCGCCAGCCTTGGTTGCTTGGTTGCAAAGCTCAAAAGCACAGCGGGAGACATTATTGGGCTATGCGGAAGCGGCGAGACGGCTCGCAAAAATAGATGCCGCCGATGTGGCCGCAGATTACTGCATGGAGTTTGCTCATGAGTCCTAA
- a CDS encoding D-alanine--D-alanine ligase, translating to MSDMTVASINQAIGGKLAVLFGGRSAEREVSLKSGAAVAAAFTSQGVAVETIDVADDGWMQYLQAEFSNVFIALHGPGGEDGTVQGALDCLGVKYTGSGVMASALAMDKFRCKLLWLGMGLSTPKFIELTAASDWAAIIADLGAVIVKPACEGSSIGMSRAATAEELHSAWQDAQAYGRVFAEQWVVGSEYTVAILNGVALPAIKLETDAAFYDFNAKYVSDETRYLCPCGLSTPEELELSELALAAFNSLGCEGWGRVDVMRDSDGRFYLLEVNTVPGMTDHSLVPMAAKQAGLNFEQLVLAILAGSIGEGTAG from the coding sequence ATGAGCGATATGACGGTAGCAAGTATTAATCAGGCCATTGGCGGCAAATTGGCCGTGTTGTTTGGTGGGCGCTCTGCTGAACGCGAGGTTTCATTAAAAAGTGGCGCGGCAGTAGCGGCTGCGTTTACCAGCCAAGGTGTTGCTGTTGAGACTATTGATGTAGCTGATGATGGCTGGATGCAGTATTTGCAGGCGGAGTTCAGCAATGTGTTTATCGCCTTGCACGGTCCCGGTGGAGAAGACGGCACAGTGCAGGGCGCGCTTGATTGTTTAGGCGTGAAATATACCGGCAGTGGCGTGATGGCTTCGGCATTGGCGATGGATAAGTTCCGCTGCAAATTGTTGTGGTTGGGGATGGGGCTGTCTACCCCTAAATTTATTGAATTGACGGCGGCCAGCGATTGGGCGGCGATCATTGCAGACCTTGGGGCGGTGATTGTTAAGCCGGCCTGTGAAGGTTCTAGTATTGGTATGTCGCGGGCAGCGACAGCAGAAGAGTTGCACAGCGCATGGCAAGATGCGCAAGCCTACGGCCGGGTATTTGCTGAGCAGTGGGTGGTAGGCAGTGAATATACTGTCGCGATCTTAAATGGGGTGGCGCTGCCGGCGATCAAGCTCGAAACCGACGCCGCATTTTATGATTTTAATGCCAAGTATGTATCGGATGAGACTCGCTACCTGTGCCCTTGCGGTTTAAGTACACCGGAAGAATTGGAGCTGAGCGAGCTGGCATTGGCGGCGTTTAATAGCTTGGGTTGCGAGGGCTGGGGACGTGTCGATGTGATGCGCGACAGCGATGGCCGCTTTTATCTACTGGAAGTGAATACCGTGCCGGGTATGACGGATCACAGCTTAGTGCCGATGGCGGCCAAGCAAGCAGGCTTAAATTTTGAGCAGCTGGTGCTGGCAATATTGGCGGGCAGTATCGGTGAAGGTACAGCCGGCTAA
- the ftsA gene encoding cell division protein FtsA, producing the protein MASSHASRMIVGLDIGTSKVVAIVGSMNEDGKLEIVGIGSHPSRGLKKGVVVNIESTVHSIQRAIEEAELMAGCEIHSVYVGIAGNHIRSLNSHGIVAIRDREVFQLDLDRVIDAAQAVAIPADQKVLHILPQEFVIDEQEGIKEPLGMSGVRLEAKVHLVTCAVNAVQNIEKCIRRCGLEVEDVILEQLASSYAVLTEDEKELGVCLVDIGGGTTDIAIFTDGAIRHTGVIPIAGDQVTNDIAMALRTPTQYAEEIKIKYACALTQLAGEGEMIKVPSVGDRAPRELSRQALAEVVEPRYDELFTLIQAELRRSGYEDLCAAGIVLTGGTSKMEGVVELAEEIFHMPVRIGVPQDARGLTDIVRNPIYATGVGLLHYGIKHQAEHGGRGRVRSGGFLANLKQWIQNNF; encoded by the coding sequence ATGGCTAGTTCACATGCAAGCCGGATGATCGTCGGTCTGGATATTGGCACCTCGAAAGTGGTGGCTATCGTTGGATCGATGAACGAAGACGGCAAGCTGGAAATTGTCGGCATTGGTTCGCATCCGTCGCGAGGTTTGAAGAAGGGCGTAGTGGTTAATATTGAATCCACTGTGCATTCCATTCAACGCGCGATCGAAGAAGCGGAGCTGATGGCGGGATGCGAGATCCACAGCGTTTACGTGGGTATTGCCGGCAACCATATTCGCAGTTTGAATTCTCACGGCATTGTGGCGATTCGCGATCGCGAGGTATTCCAACTCGACCTTGATCGAGTTATCGATGCTGCGCAGGCCGTTGCGATTCCCGCTGATCAAAAAGTGCTGCATATCTTGCCCCAAGAATTTGTCATCGACGAGCAAGAGGGCATTAAGGAACCGCTTGGCATGTCCGGTGTGCGGCTTGAGGCCAAGGTGCATTTGGTTACTTGCGCAGTGAACGCCGTCCAGAACATCGAGAAATGTATTCGGCGCTGCGGCTTGGAAGTTGAAGACGTGATTCTGGAGCAATTGGCGTCAAGCTATGCGGTGTTGACCGAAGACGAAAAAGAGCTTGGCGTGTGTTTGGTGGATATCGGTGGTGGCACCACCGATATCGCCATTTTTACCGATGGGGCGATTCGTCATACCGGTGTTATTCCGATTGCTGGTGACCAGGTTACCAATGACATTGCCATGGCTTTGCGGACGCCAACCCAATACGCAGAAGAAATAAAGATTAAATATGCTTGTGCGCTGACTCAGTTAGCCGGAGAGGGCGAGATGATTAAAGTGCCCAGCGTGGGCGATCGCGCCCCGCGGGAGCTTTCTAGGCAAGCCTTGGCAGAAGTGGTTGAACCGCGCTATGACGAGTTATTTACCTTAATACAGGCAGAGCTCCGTCGTAGTGGCTACGAAGACTTATGTGCCGCCGGTATTGTTCTAACCGGTGGTACGTCAAAAATGGAAGGGGTTGTTGAGCTGGCTGAGGAGATCTTCCATATGCCAGTTCGTATCGGTGTTCCGCAGGATGCACGTGGATTAACCGATATTGTTCGCAATCCCATTTACGCTACGGGGGTGGGTTTGCTGCATTACGGCATTAAACATCAGGCGGAGCACGGTGGTCGCGGTCGCGTCCGCAGCGGTGGTTTCTTGGCGAATCTGAAACAGTGGATTCAAAATAATTTTTAA
- a CDS encoding cell division protein FtsQ/DivIB, whose amino-acid sequence MKRVSAKHNRFKRSKPERSERQPVSREWGRIFNRLLLVAAVMGFVYGVERLGSQLESIPVDRVVFAGDFRHVSREVLVDRVTSHLAVGYIGLDLESIQSELEQEPWVYRAIVERVWPRELKITIVEETPIAVWGNGGLLNHRGKIFLPAKELRSDASLPLLTGPDGGAIEIMRQYRLMSQLLGDENLVLQRLQMNDRGGWIATLNGGAVLVLGRQEPLEKLRRFMWVYKQQLAADFEQVRRVDTRYINGLAVSWHQLEGS is encoded by the coding sequence ATGAAGCGGGTAAGCGCCAAGCATAACCGCTTTAAGCGTAGTAAACCGGAGCGCAGTGAGCGCCAGCCGGTATCGCGGGAATGGGGGCGTATTTTTAATCGTCTTCTGTTGGTGGCTGCGGTGATGGGCTTTGTATATGGAGTGGAGCGGCTGGGTAGCCAGTTGGAATCTATTCCCGTTGACAGGGTGGTGTTTGCTGGAGATTTTCGCCACGTCAGCCGTGAGGTTCTGGTTGATAGAGTTACTAGCCACTTGGCAGTAGGTTATATCGGTTTGGATCTGGAGAGTATCCAGAGCGAACTGGAGCAGGAGCCTTGGGTATATCGCGCGATTGTGGAGCGGGTTTGGCCTAGGGAGTTAAAAATTACGATTGTTGAGGAAACGCCAATAGCGGTATGGGGTAACGGCGGTTTACTTAATCATCGCGGTAAGATTTTTTTGCCAGCGAAAGAGTTACGTAGCGATGCAAGCTTACCCTTGCTGACGGGCCCAGACGGCGGCGCGATTGAAATTATGCGCCAGTATCGTTTGATGAGTCAGCTACTGGGTGATGAGAACTTGGTTTTGCAGCGCTTGCAAATGAATGACCGCGGTGGGTGGATCGCTACCTTAAATGGCGGCGCGGTGCTGGTACTTGGACGGCAGGAGCCGCTGGAGAAACTGCGTCGCTTTATGTGGGTTTACAAGCAGCAATTGGCGGCAGACTTTGAGCAGGTAAGGCGGGTAGACACACGCTATATAAATGGTTTGGCAGTGTCGTGGCATCAGTTGGAAGGTAGTTAA
- the ftsW gene encoding putative lipid II flippase FtsW, whose product MTYLRDSFAEIQKFDRHLQLILAALLVVGFVAMTSASVEHAASRYDDAFYFAKRYLFHFSLASVASIVMYLTPIDVWERSGWLLLLLGFVVLTLVLIPGVGREVNGSRRWIALGPLTLQASEFVKLCVIFYLAGYLVRRNDEVRQSWSGFVKPMALLFAVTLLLMLEPDFGATVVTAGTAFVMIFLGGVKLGQFLLVILSCVAGAVAMVIFEPYRMKRLTAFTDPWADQFNTGYQLTQSLIAFGRGQVSGVGLGNSVQKLFYLPEAHTDFVFAIFAEEFGFLGSMLILGLFVALIGRILFIGRYAESMGKQFHAYVAYGIAVMISGQAFINMGVNAGLLPTKGLTLPFMSYGGSSLIVCMAMVALVARIELECRRQDGR is encoded by the coding sequence ATGACCTACCTACGAGATAGCTTTGCTGAGATACAAAAATTTGATCGCCATTTGCAGCTGATTTTAGCCGCATTATTAGTAGTCGGGTTTGTCGCCATGACCTCGGCCTCGGTCGAGCATGCGGCGAGTCGCTACGACGATGCGTTTTATTTTGCCAAACGCTATTTATTCCATTTTAGTTTGGCCTCGGTTGCTAGCATTGTGATGTACCTCACCCCGATTGATGTGTGGGAGCGCAGTGGTTGGTTGTTGCTGTTACTGGGCTTTGTGGTGCTTACCTTGGTACTCATTCCGGGTGTTGGCCGTGAGGTGAATGGCAGTCGGCGGTGGATCGCGCTCGGTCCATTGACTCTGCAAGCTTCTGAATTTGTAAAGCTGTGTGTCATTTTCTATCTCGCCGGGTACTTGGTGCGTCGCAATGATGAGGTCCGTCAAAGTTGGTCGGGCTTTGTCAAACCAATGGCCCTACTATTTGCGGTGACATTATTGCTCATGCTTGAGCCCGATTTTGGCGCAACAGTAGTGACTGCGGGCACTGCCTTTGTGATGATATTTCTTGGCGGCGTCAAGCTTGGTCAGTTTTTATTGGTGATTCTAAGCTGCGTTGCCGGCGCGGTCGCCATGGTTATTTTTGAGCCCTATCGAATGAAGCGCTTAACAGCGTTCACCGATCCCTGGGCCGACCAGTTCAATACTGGATACCAGTTAACTCAGTCGCTGATCGCCTTTGGGCGTGGTCAGGTTAGTGGCGTTGGCTTGGGTAACAGTGTACAGAAATTATTTTATTTACCCGAAGCCCATACCGACTTTGTCTTTGCGATCTTCGCTGAGGAATTTGGTTTTCTGGGCAGCATGCTAATACTCGGCCTGTTTGTCGCTTTGATTGGGCGAATATTATTTATTGGCCGCTATGCAGAGTCCATGGGCAAGCAGTTTCACGCTTACGTCGCATACGGTATTGCCGTCATGATCAGTGGTCAGGCATTTATCAATATGGGTGTAAATGCCGGCCTATTGCCAACCAAGGGTTTGACCTTGCCGTTTATGAGTTATGGCGGCAGTAGTTTAATTGTGTGTATGGCCATGGTCGCATTGGTGGCAAGAATCGAACTGGAATGTCGGAGGCAAGATGGCCGCTGA